The following proteins are co-located in the Pseudomonas synxantha genome:
- the rlmM gene encoding 23S rRNA (cytidine(2498)-2'-O)-methyltransferase RlmM: MNTLFMHCRPGFEGEVCSEIAEHAARLNVSGYAKAKTGSACAEFVCTEEDGAQRLMHGQRFAELIFPRQWARGVFIDLPETDRISVILTHLRDFPVCGSLWLEMVDTNDGKELSNFCKKFEVHLRKALLGAGRLVDDPSKPRLLLTFKSGREAFMGLAESNNSAMWPMGIPRLKFPRDAPSRSTLKLEEAWHHFIPRDQWDERLHGDMTGVDLGAAPGGWTWQLVNRGMLVTAIDNGPMAESLMDTGLVQHLMADGFTFVPKQPVDWMVCDIVEKPARNAALLETWIGEGHCREAVVNLKLPMKQRYAEVKRLLERIEEGFKARGIRVEIGCKQLYHDREEVTCHLRRLVDVKKSKSR, translated from the coding sequence ATGAACACCCTTTTTATGCACTGCCGCCCGGGGTTTGAAGGCGAAGTCTGTTCCGAGATCGCGGAACACGCCGCGCGCCTGAACGTTTCCGGCTACGCCAAGGCCAAGACCGGCAGCGCCTGCGCCGAATTTGTCTGCACCGAGGAAGACGGCGCCCAGCGCCTGATGCACGGCCAGCGCTTTGCCGAGCTGATTTTCCCCAGGCAGTGGGCGCGCGGGGTGTTTATCGACCTGCCGGAAACCGACCGCATCAGCGTGATCCTTACCCACCTGCGCGATTTCCCGGTGTGCGGCAGCCTGTGGTTGGAGATGGTCGATACCAATGACGGCAAGGAACTCTCAAACTTCTGCAAGAAATTCGAAGTGCACCTGCGCAAAGCCCTGCTGGGCGCCGGGCGCCTGGTGGACGACCCGAGCAAGCCGCGTCTGCTGCTGACCTTCAAGAGCGGCCGCGAAGCGTTCATGGGCCTGGCCGAGTCGAACAACTCGGCGATGTGGCCCATGGGCATCCCGCGCCTCAAGTTCCCACGTGACGCGCCCAGCCGTTCGACCCTGAAACTGGAGGAGGCCTGGCATCACTTTATCCCCCGTGACCAATGGGACGAGCGCTTGCACGGCGACATGACCGGCGTTGATCTCGGCGCAGCACCGGGTGGCTGGACCTGGCAACTGGTCAACCGCGGCATGCTGGTGACCGCCATCGACAACGGCCCTATGGCCGAAAGCCTGATGGACACCGGCCTGGTGCAACACCTGATGGCCGACGGTTTCACCTTCGTGCCCAAGCAACCGGTGGACTGGATGGTGTGCGATATCGTTGAAAAGCCGGCGCGTAATGCGGCGCTGCTGGAAACCTGGATCGGCGAGGGGCATTGCCGTGAGGCGGTGGTCAACCTCAAGCTGCCGATGAAGCAGCGTTACGCCGAAGTAAAGCGCCTGTTGGAGCGCATCGAAGAGGGCTTCAAGGCGCGTGGCATACGGGTGGAAATCGGTTGCAAGCAGCTGTATCACGACCGGGAAGAAGTGACGTGCCACTTGCGCCGTTTGGTGGATGTGAAGAAATCCAAAAGCCGCTGA
- the tusA gene encoding sulfurtransferase TusA: MSVDLPVDGTLDATGLNCPEPVMMLHQHIRDLPAGGLLKVIATDPSTRRDIPKFCVFLDHELVDQQEQAGTYLYWIRKKLD; the protein is encoded by the coding sequence ATGAGTGTTGATTTACCCGTAGACGGCACCCTCGACGCCACCGGGCTCAACTGCCCGGAGCCGGTGATGATGCTGCACCAGCATATCCGCGACCTGCCGGCGGGCGGCTTGCTCAAGGTGATCGCCACCGACCCGTCGACCCGCCGTGATATCCCCAAGTTCTGTGTGTTTCTTGACCACGAACTGGTGGACCAGCAGGAGCAGGCCGGGACCTATCTGTACTGGATCCGCAAGAAGCTCGATTAA
- a CDS encoding transglycosylase SLT domain-containing protein, with translation MRSRLFNFLSCLLLTATAVQSAQAVDLTTQRQYYDQAKRALAKGDSGPYMQYSQALADYPLTPYLAYDELTARLKTASNEEIEQFLAKHGDLPQANWMKLRWLRWLAERGDWQTFEKYYDAKLNFVELDCLHGQYQLSHNLKAEGYKTAEKLWMTGKTQPTACDATFGQWAAAGQLTEQKIWDRAKLAAEARNYALANSLVKTLPTLGAQGRLMVDVAQKPDMLSDPSRFLPATEAMSDAVGLGLRRLARQDPDKAMALLDGYASSMHFSRDEKVSIAREIGLTLAKRFDPRALEVMTKYDPELRDNTVSEWRLRLLLRLARWEDAYQLTRKLPQDLATSNRWRYWQARSLELAEPQNPQALVLYRNVAKERDFYGFLAADRSKSPYQLNNKPLVMSQALVNKVRNTPGVRRALEFYARGQIVDGRREWYHVSRHFNRDEMVAQAKLAYDMKWYFPAIRTISQAQYWDDLDIRFPMAHRDTLVREAKVRGLHSSWVFAITRQESAFMDDARSGVGASGLMQLMPGTAKETARKFSIPLASPAQVLDPDKNIQLGAAYLSQVHSQFNGNRVLASAAYNAGPGRVRQWLRGADHLSFDVWVESIPFDETRQYVQNVLSYSVIYGQKLNSPQPLVDWHERYFDDQ, from the coding sequence ATGCGCAGTCGCCTTTTCAACTTTTTATCTTGCCTGCTTCTTACCGCCACTGCCGTTCAATCCGCCCAGGCGGTGGACCTCACTACCCAACGTCAGTATTACGATCAAGCCAAACGCGCCCTGGCCAAGGGTGACAGCGGCCCCTACATGCAATACAGCCAGGCCCTGGCCGACTACCCGCTCACGCCGTACCTGGCGTATGACGAGCTGACCGCACGCCTGAAAACCGCGAGCAACGAGGAAATCGAACAGTTCCTCGCCAAACACGGCGACCTGCCCCAGGCCAACTGGATGAAACTGCGTTGGCTGCGCTGGCTGGCCGAGCGTGGCGATTGGCAGACCTTTGAAAAGTACTACGACGCCAAGCTCAATTTCGTCGAACTCGACTGCCTGCACGGCCAGTACCAGCTCAGCCACAATCTCAAAGCCGAAGGCTACAAGACCGCCGAAAAACTGTGGATGACCGGCAAAACCCAGCCGACCGCTTGTGACGCTACGTTCGGCCAATGGGCCGCTGCCGGCCAGTTGACCGAACAGAAGATCTGGGACCGCGCCAAACTCGCCGCCGAAGCCCGTAACTACGCGCTGGCCAACAGCCTGGTGAAAACCCTGCCAACCCTCGGCGCCCAAGGCCGGCTGATGGTGGATGTGGCGCAGAAGCCCGACATGCTCAGTGACCCGTCACGCTTCCTGCCGGCCACCGAAGCGATGTCGGACGCCGTGGGCCTGGGCCTGCGTCGCCTTGCGCGCCAGGATCCGGACAAGGCCATGGCCCTGCTCGACGGTTACGCCAGCAGCATGCACTTCTCCCGTGACGAAAAAGTGTCGATTGCCCGCGAGATTGGCCTGACCCTGGCCAAGCGCTTCGACCCGCGTGCGCTGGAAGTGATGACCAAGTACGACCCGGAACTGCGCGACAACACCGTGTCCGAATGGCGCCTGCGCCTGCTGTTGCGCCTGGCACGTTGGGAAGATGCCTACCAGTTGACCCGCAAGCTTCCACAAGACCTGGCCACAAGCAACCGCTGGCGCTACTGGCAGGCGCGCAGCCTGGAGCTGGCCGAGCCGCAAAACCCGCAGGCGCTGGTGCTCTACAGGAACGTGGCCAAGGAGCGGGACTTCTACGGCTTTCTCGCCGCTGATCGCTCCAAATCCCCCTACCAGTTGAACAATAAACCGCTGGTGATGAGCCAGGCGCTGGTCAACAAGGTCCGCAATACCCCAGGTGTACGCCGTGCCCTGGAATTCTATGCCCGCGGCCAGATCGTCGACGGCCGCCGCGAGTGGTATCACGTCAGCCGCCACTTCAACCGCGACGAGATGGTTGCCCAGGCCAAGCTGGCCTACGACATGAAATGGTACTTCCCGGCGATCCGCACCATCAGCCAGGCGCAGTACTGGGACGACCTGGATATCCGCTTCCCGATGGCCCACCGCGACACCCTGGTGCGCGAAGCCAAGGTACGAGGCCTGCATTCGAGCTGGGTATTCGCTATAACGCGCCAGGAAAGTGCTTTTATGGATGACGCCCGCTCCGGCGTCGGCGCCAGCGGCCTAATGCAACTGATGCCCGGCACCGCCAAGGAAACGGCGCGCAAGTTCAGCATCCCCCTGGCCTCCCCGGCCCAGGTGCTGGACCCGGACAAAAACATCCAGCTCGGCGCCGCGTACCTGAGCCAAGTGCACAGCCAGTTCAATGGCAACCGCGTGCTCGCCTCCGCCGCCTACAATGCCGGCCCCGGCCGCGTGCGCCAGTGGCTGCGCGGCGCAGACCACCTGAGTTTCGATGTCTGGGTGGAAAGCATCCCCTTCGACGAAACCCGCCAGTATGTGCAGAACGTGCTGTCTTATTCGGTGATCTACGGGCAGAAGCTCAATTCGCCGCAGCCGCTGGTGGATTGGCATGAGCGGTATTTTGACGATCAGTGA
- a CDS encoding universal stress protein — MPYKHILVAVDLTEECDPVIKRAQESALANGAILSLVHIVEPMAMAFGGDVPMDLSQLQQQQFDQAKERLDRLILKYPHLKKEDCHLTYGQPRQEIHHLAKEKACDLIVVGSHGRHGLALLLGSTANDVLHGAPCDVLAVKLAKSS; from the coding sequence ATGCCCTACAAACATATTCTGGTCGCTGTCGATCTGACCGAAGAGTGCGATCCGGTGATCAAGCGCGCGCAGGAATCTGCATTAGCCAATGGCGCCATCCTGTCGCTGGTGCATATCGTCGAGCCCATGGCCATGGCCTTTGGCGGTGACGTACCGATGGACCTTTCCCAGTTGCAGCAACAACAATTTGACCAGGCCAAGGAGCGCCTGGACCGTTTGATTCTCAAATACCCGCACCTGAAAAAGGAAGACTGCCACCTGACATACGGCCAACCGCGGCAGGAAATCCACCACTTGGCCAAGGAAAAGGCCTGTGACCTGATCGTGGTCGGCAGCCACGGCCGTCATGGCCTGGCACTGTTGCTGGGCTCCACCGCTAATGATGTATTGCACGGCGCGCCTTGCGATGTACTGGCCGTCAAACTGGCAAAGAGTTCGTAA
- a CDS encoding MATE family efflux transporter, with protein sequence MNTATATLSRPARISREVRGLLTLALPIMIGQLATTAMSFVDAVMAGRVSPQDLAAVGLGNSIWIPVYLLMTGTLLATTPKVAERYGAGKLTEIGPLVRQSLWLAVVVGLCGALLLLCAEPILHAMKVEPDLIEPSMGYLHGIAAGMPAIALYYVLRCFSDGLGRTRPSMVMGLCGLALNIPLNYIFIYGHFGVPAMGGVGCGWATAIAMWVMMLGLAGWTRWGPVYQSSELFKRFDWPQWTVIKRILSIGLPIGVAIFAESSIFAVIALLLGSLGATVVSGHQIALNVSSLVFMIPYSLSMAVTVRVGQALGRGEPREARFAAGVGMGTALGYACLSCSLMLVFREQIAAIYTPDPVVIHLASMLIVFSALFQFSDSIQVTAAGALRGYQDTRVTMVLTLFAYWGVGLPVGYALGLTDWLGEPSGPSGLWQGLIVGLSCAAGMLLVRLARSARRRIHADKARG encoded by the coding sequence GTGAACACTGCCACCGCTACCCTCTCCCGCCCCGCGCGCATCAGCCGGGAAGTGCGCGGCCTGCTGACGCTGGCCTTGCCGATCATGATCGGTCAATTGGCAACCACCGCGATGAGCTTTGTCGATGCGGTGATGGCCGGGCGTGTCAGCCCCCAAGACCTGGCGGCAGTCGGCCTGGGCAATTCGATCTGGATCCCGGTGTACCTGCTGATGACCGGCACTTTGCTGGCTACCACGCCGAAAGTTGCCGAGCGTTATGGCGCGGGTAAACTCACCGAGATCGGGCCGTTGGTGCGCCAATCGTTGTGGTTGGCCGTGGTGGTCGGCCTCTGCGGCGCGCTGTTGCTGCTATGCGCCGAGCCGATCCTGCATGCGATGAAGGTCGAGCCTGACCTGATCGAGCCGTCCATGGGTTACCTGCATGGCATCGCTGCGGGCATGCCGGCGATTGCGCTGTATTACGTGCTGCGCTGTTTCAGTGACGGGCTGGGCCGTACACGGCCGAGCATGGTCATGGGCCTGTGCGGCCTGGCGTTGAATATTCCGTTGAACTACATCTTCATCTACGGCCACTTCGGCGTGCCGGCGATGGGCGGCGTGGGTTGCGGCTGGGCCACGGCGATTGCGATGTGGGTGATGATGCTTGGCCTGGCCGGCTGGACGCGCTGGGGCCCGGTTTACCAGAGCAGCGAATTGTTCAAGCGTTTCGACTGGCCGCAATGGACGGTGATCAAGCGCATATTGAGCATCGGCCTGCCGATTGGTGTGGCGATCTTCGCCGAGTCGAGCATCTTCGCGGTGATTGCCCTGTTGCTTGGCAGCCTGGGCGCTACCGTGGTGTCCGGCCATCAGATCGCGCTCAACGTCAGCTCCCTGGTGTTCATGATCCCCTACTCCCTGAGCATGGCCGTGACCGTGCGGGTCGGCCAGGCCCTGGGCCGTGGCGAACCCCGCGAAGCGCGCTTCGCTGCGGGGGTCGGCATGGGCACCGCACTGGGCTATGCGTGCCTGTCGTGCAGCCTGATGCTGGTGTTTCGCGAGCAGATCGCAGCGATCTATACGCCGGACCCGGTGGTGATCCACCTGGCATCAATGCTGATCGTATTCTCGGCGCTGTTCCAGTTCTCCGACTCGATCCAGGTCACCGCGGCCGGCGCACTGCGCGGCTACCAAGACACCCGGGTGACCATGGTGCTGACCTTGTTCGCCTACTGGGGCGTAGGGTTACCGGTGGGTTACGCCCTGGGGCTGACCGACTGGCTCGGCGAGCCCAGCGGCCCAAGCGGCTTGTGGCAAGGGCTGATCGTCGGCTTGAGCTGTGCGGCGGGGATGTTGCTGGTGCGCCTGGCGCGCAGTGCACGCCGACGCATTCACGCAGACAAGGCGAGGGGTTAA
- a CDS encoding ABC transporter transmembrane domain-containing protein produces the protein MLSTRQRRAIRLASRFIAPYRWQALGALLALIVTAGITLSMGQGIRLLVDQGFMTQSPHLLNQSIGLFMVLVLGLAVGTFTRFYLVSWIGERVVADIRRQVFNHLIYLHPGFYENNRSSEIQSRLTTDTTLLQSVIGSSLSLFLRNALMVIGGIVLLFITNPKLTSIVVVALPLVLAPILIFGRRVRSLSRQSQDRIADVGSYVSETLGQIKTVQAYNHQVQDEQRFAVTVEEAFTTARKRILQRSWLITLVIMLVLGAVGVMLWVGGMDVISGRISGGELAAFVFYSLIVGSAVGTLSEVLGELQRAAGAAERIGELLQSSNDIQAPANGSVRLPERVSGRMELQDLRFSYPSRPDSYAIDGLNLTINPGETLALVGPSGAGKSTIFDLLLRFYDPQQGRILLEGRPLTELDPLDLRRHFALVSQSPALFFGSVEENIRYGNPSATMAQVEVAARIAHAHDFILQMPDGYQTHLGDGGMGLSGGQRQRLAIARALLVDAPILLLDEATSALDAQSEHLIQQALPQLMQGRTTLVIAHRLATVKNADRIAVMDQGKLVAVGTHRQLIASNPLYARLAALQFSEGGETE, from the coding sequence ATGCTCTCGACCCGTCAACGCCGTGCGATCCGCCTGGCCAGCCGCTTTATTGCGCCCTACCGCTGGCAGGCGCTGGGCGCCCTGTTGGCGCTCATCGTCACTGCCGGTATCACTCTGTCCATGGGGCAGGGCATACGCCTGCTGGTGGACCAGGGTTTCATGACCCAGTCACCGCACTTGCTCAACCAGTCCATCGGCCTGTTCATGGTGCTGGTGCTGGGCCTGGCCGTGGGCACCTTCACGCGGTTTTATTTGGTGTCCTGGATTGGCGAGCGGGTGGTGGCGGACATTCGCCGGCAGGTATTCAATCACCTGATCTACCTGCACCCCGGCTTCTACGAGAACAACCGCAGCTCGGAAATCCAGTCGCGGCTGACCACCGACACCACTTTGTTGCAATCGGTGATTGGCTCATCGCTGTCGCTGTTTCTGCGCAATGCCTTGATGGTCATCGGTGGCATCGTGTTGCTGTTCATCACTAACCCCAAACTCACCAGTATCGTGGTGGTGGCACTGCCCCTGGTGCTGGCACCGATCCTGATTTTCGGTCGCCGCGTGCGCAGCCTGTCGCGTCAGAGCCAGGACCGCATCGCCGATGTCGGTAGCTACGTCTCTGAAACCCTTGGCCAGATCAAGACAGTGCAGGCCTACAACCATCAGGTGCAGGACGAACAGCGTTTCGCCGTCACCGTGGAAGAGGCCTTCACTACCGCTCGTAAACGCATCTTGCAGCGCTCCTGGCTGATTACCCTGGTGATCATGTTGGTGCTTGGCGCTGTGGGCGTGATGCTGTGGGTAGGCGGCATGGACGTGATCAGCGGGCGCATTTCCGGCGGTGAGCTGGCCGCGTTTGTGTTCTACAGCCTGATCGTCGGTAGCGCCGTCGGCACCCTGAGCGAAGTGCTCGGCGAGTTGCAGCGTGCCGCCGGCGCGGCCGAGCGCATTGGTGAACTGTTGCAGTCGAGCAACGATATCCAGGCGCCGGCCAATGGCAGCGTACGTTTGCCGGAGCGGGTCAGTGGCCGCATGGAGCTGCAAGATCTGCGCTTTTCCTACCCCTCACGGCCGGACAGCTACGCCATCGATGGCTTGAACCTGACCATCAATCCCGGCGAAACCCTGGCGCTGGTAGGTCCCTCCGGCGCGGGCAAATCGACAATTTTCGACCTGCTGCTGCGCTTCTACGATCCCCAGCAAGGTCGCATTCTGCTCGAAGGCCGCCCGCTGACCGAGCTGGACCCTCTGGACCTGCGTCGCCATTTCGCCCTGGTGTCCCAGAGCCCGGCGCTGTTTTTCGGCAGCGTCGAGGAAAACATCCGCTACGGCAACCCGTCCGCCACCATGGCCCAGGTCGAAGTCGCTGCGCGTATCGCCCATGCCCACGACTTCATCCTGCAAATGCCCGATGGCTACCAGACCCATCTTGGCGATGGCGGCATGGGCCTCTCCGGCGGCCAGCGCCAACGCCTTGCCATCGCACGCGCCTTGCTGGTAGATGCGCCGATCCTGTTGCTGGACGAGGCCACCAGCGCTCTCGATGCCCAGAGTGAGCACCTGATCCAGCAAGCGCTGCCGCAACTGATGCAGGGACGAACCACTTTAGTGATCGCTCACCGCCTGGCGACCGTCAAGAATGCCGATCGAATAGCGGTGATGGATCAAGGCAAGCTTGTGGCGGTGGGTACGCATAGGCAATTGATTGCGAGCAATCCGCTGTATGCGCGGTTGGCGGCGTTGCAGTTCAGTGAAGGGGGGGAGACGGAATGA
- a CDS encoding ATP-binding cassette domain-containing protein, with protein sequence MTLLKFSDVSLAFGAMPLLDKVSWQIARGERVCIIGRNGTGKSSMMKLVKGDQKPDDGSVWRAPGLKIGELPQELPVADGRTVFDVVAEGLDGVGELLAQYHHLAQNCVTEEDLDKLMHVQQDLEARDGWRLQQLVDSTLSRLQLPADKTLAELSGGWRRRVLLAQALVSEPDLLLLDEPTNHLDIGAIAWLEEAIKDFQGAVLFITHDRAFLQSLATRILELDRGGLIDWNGDYASFLVHKEAALAAEETANALFDKKLAQEEVWIRQGIKARRTRNEGRVRALKALRVERSERRERTGKANIQLDTADKSGKQVMVLENVSFHHPDGPFLIKDFSMVLQRGDRIGLLGANGTGKTTLLKLMLSGLQPTSGKVEEGTRIDVAYFDQLRHQLDLEKTVIDNVAEGRDFIDIDGQSRHVLSYLGDFLFSPQRARTPVKALSGGERARLLLAKLFSKPTNLLVLDEPTNDLDVETLELLEEVLLTFNGTVLMVSHDREFLDNVVTSTLVFEGEGKVREYVGGYQDWLRQGGSPRLLGVTESKSGKADLTSAVVTPVQEAAPAQEAAPAAKKKLSYKLQRELEALPGEIDAKEQQIAAVEAQMADAGFYLRPAAETAAVIASLETLNQELEALVERWAELDA encoded by the coding sequence ATGACCCTGCTCAAATTCAGCGATGTGTCCCTTGCTTTCGGCGCCATGCCGTTGTTGGACAAGGTGTCCTGGCAGATCGCCCGTGGTGAGCGGGTGTGCATCATCGGCCGCAACGGCACCGGCAAGTCCAGCATGATGAAGCTGGTAAAAGGCGACCAGAAGCCCGATGACGGCTCTGTGTGGCGTGCCCCGGGCCTCAAGATCGGCGAATTGCCGCAAGAATTGCCGGTGGCCGACGGACGGACAGTGTTCGACGTGGTTGCCGAAGGCCTGGACGGCGTCGGCGAGTTGCTTGCGCAATACCATCACCTGGCGCAGAACTGCGTCACCGAGGAAGACCTGGACAAGCTGATGCACGTCCAGCAAGACCTCGAAGCCCGTGACGGCTGGCGCTTGCAGCAACTGGTGGACAGCACCCTGAGCCGCCTGCAACTGCCGGCCGACAAGACCCTCGCCGAATTGTCCGGCGGCTGGCGTCGCCGTGTGCTGCTGGCCCAGGCGCTGGTGTCCGAGCCGGACCTGCTGCTGCTCGACGAACCGACCAACCACCTGGACATCGGCGCCATCGCCTGGCTTGAAGAAGCCATCAAGGACTTCCAGGGCGCCGTGCTGTTTATCACGCACGACCGTGCATTCCTGCAGAGCCTGGCTACGCGCATCCTCGAGCTGGACCGTGGCGGCCTGATCGACTGGAACGGCGATTACGCCAGCTTCCTGGTGCACAAGGAAGCCGCCCTGGCTGCCGAAGAAACTGCCAACGCGCTGTTTGACAAAAAGCTGGCTCAGGAAGAAGTCTGGATCCGCCAGGGCATCAAGGCCCGTCGCACCCGTAACGAAGGCCGCGTACGTGCCTTGAAAGCCTTGCGCGTCGAGCGTAGCGAACGCCGCGAGCGTACCGGCAAAGCCAATATCCAGCTGGATACCGCCGACAAGTCGGGCAAACAAGTCATGGTGCTGGAGAACGTCAGCTTCCATCACCCGGACGGGCCGTTCCTGATCAAGGACTTTTCCATGGTCCTGCAGCGCGGCGACCGTATTGGTCTGCTTGGCGCCAACGGCACCGGCAAGACCACCCTGCTGAAGCTGATGCTCAGCGGTCTGCAACCGACCAGCGGCAAGGTGGAAGAGGGCACGCGCATCGACGTGGCCTACTTTGACCAGTTGCGCCATCAGTTGGACCTGGAAAAGACCGTGATCGACAACGTCGCCGAAGGCCGCGACTTTATCGACATCGACGGCCAGAGCCGCCATGTGCTCAGCTACCTGGGCGACTTCCTGTTCAGCCCGCAACGTGCGCGTACGCCGGTCAAGGCTCTGTCCGGTGGTGAGCGTGCGCGTTTGCTGCTGGCCAAGCTGTTCAGCAAGCCGACCAACCTGCTGGTGCTCGACGAACCGACCAACGACCTCGATGTGGAAACCCTCGAGTTGCTCGAAGAAGTGCTGTTGACGTTCAACGGCACTGTGCTGATGGTCAGCCACGACCGGGAATTCCTCGACAACGTGGTCACCAGCACCCTGGTCTTTGAAGGTGAAGGCAAGGTGCGCGAATACGTCGGTGGTTACCAGGACTGGCTGCGCCAGGGCGGCTCGCCGCGCCTGCTGGGGGTAACCGAGAGCAAGTCCGGCAAGGCCGACCTGACCTCGGCGGTGGTGACTCCTGTGCAAGAGGCTGCACCGGCCCAGGAAGCTGCACCCGCGGCCAAGAAGAAACTCAGCTACAAGCTGCAGCGTGAGCTGGAAGCCTTGCCGGGTGAGATCGACGCCAAGGAACAGCAGATTGCCGCGGTAGAAGCGCAAATGGCTGACGCCGGTTTCTACCTGCGCCCGGCGGCAGAAACCGCTGCGGTCATCGCTTCCCTGGAGACGTTGAACCAGGAGCTGGAAGCGCTGGTTGAGCGTTGGGCCGAACTGGATGCCTGA
- the pdxB gene encoding 4-phosphoerythronate dehydrogenase PdxB, with translation MLIVADENIPLLDAFFEGFGEIRRVPGRSIDRATVAQADVLLVRSVTNVNRALLEGSNVRFVGTCTIGTDHLDLDYFKQASIQWSSAPGCNARGVVDYVLGSLQTLAEIEGVELGQRTYGVVGAGEVGGRLVKVLKGLGWNVLVCDPPRQIAEDGDYVSLQQIIEQCDVISLHTPLTKSGNGSTWHLLDRQRLEQLKPGTWLINASRGAVVDNTALREVLLAREDLQAVLDVWEGEPEVDVDLADLCVLATPHIAGYSLDGKQRGTAQIYQAFCAHLGQEPSVQLSDLLPAPWLAEVHLNAATDPAWALATLCRSVYDPRRDDADFRRSLVGTVEEQRKAFDLLRKHYPLRREIDGLKVRINGESTALSAIVSALGAEAL, from the coding sequence ATGCTGATTGTTGCCGACGAAAATATCCCGCTGCTCGATGCATTCTTCGAAGGGTTTGGCGAGATTCGCCGCGTGCCCGGCCGGTCCATCGACCGCGCCACCGTCGCGCAGGCCGACGTGCTGCTGGTGCGCTCGGTGACCAACGTCAACCGTGCCTTGCTCGAAGGCAGCAACGTACGCTTCGTCGGCACCTGCACCATCGGCACCGACCACCTGGACCTCGATTACTTCAAGCAGGCGAGTATCCAGTGGTCCAGCGCGCCGGGCTGCAATGCCCGTGGCGTCGTGGACTACGTGCTCGGCAGCTTGCAGACCCTGGCCGAAATCGAAGGGGTTGAGCTTGGCCAGCGCACCTATGGCGTGGTCGGGGCCGGTGAAGTCGGCGGGCGGCTGGTCAAGGTGCTCAAGGGCCTGGGCTGGAATGTGCTGGTCTGCGACCCGCCGCGCCAGATCGCCGAAGACGGTGACTACGTCAGCCTGCAGCAGATCATCGAGCAGTGCGACGTGATCAGCTTGCACACACCGCTGACCAAGTCCGGCAATGGTTCCACCTGGCACCTGTTGGATCGCCAGCGCCTGGAGCAGCTCAAGCCCGGTACCTGGCTGATCAATGCCAGCCGTGGTGCAGTGGTGGATAACACCGCCCTGCGTGAGGTGCTGCTGGCCCGTGAAGACCTGCAAGCCGTATTGGACGTGTGGGAAGGTGAGCCCGAGGTGGATGTCGACCTGGCTGACCTGTGCGTGCTGGCTACGCCGCATATCGCCGGCTACAGCCTTGACGGCAAGCAGCGCGGCACGGCGCAGATCTACCAGGCGTTCTGCGCGCACCTGGGCCAGGAGCCGAGTGTTCAGCTGAGTGATTTGTTGCCGGCACCGTGGCTGGCCGAAGTGCACCTGAACGCTGCAACTGATCCTGCCTGGGCACTGGCGACCCTGTGCCGCAGTGTGTACGACCCGCGCCGTGACGATGCGGATTTCCGCCGCAGCCTGGTCGGCACGGTGGAGGAACAGCGCAAGGCATTCGACCTGCTGCGCAAGCACTATCCGCTACGGCGCGAGATTGACGGCTTGAAGGTGCGGATCAATGGTGAGTCGACGGCGTTGTCCGCTATCGTCTCGGCCTTGGGCGCCGAAGCCCTGTAG
- a CDS encoding PA1571 family protein, which translates to MTLQDSSNAKIEVIRQPQQLPCSYIDAKGREVQITEEMIQQACSELEQRLVKPAQQG; encoded by the coding sequence ATGACCTTGCAAGATAGCAGCAACGCCAAGATTGAAGTGATCCGCCAGCCGCAGCAACTGCCATGCTCGTACATCGATGCCAAGGGCCGCGAAGTGCAGATTACCGAAGAGATGATCCAGCAAGCATGCAGTGAGCTGGAACAGCGTCTGGTCAAACCTGCCCAGCAAGGCTGA